The DNA window ATCGGGCGATGACGCCATTGCTATCACGAACCGATTCTTCCGGGGAAAAGACCTCACGCAGCAGCCCACTCATACGGCTCATTTCGGCACCCTGCGTAACCCCGACGACACAATTATCGACGAGGTGCTGGCGACCGTGTTTCGGGCACCTCGTTCGTTCACTAAAGAAGACGTTGTCGAGATTTCGTGCCACGGATCGGAGTTTATCGTCCGGCAGATTTTGCAGCGGCTGGTGGCTGAGGGCGTCCGGCTGGCGCGGCCGGGTGAGTTTACCCAGCGGGCCTTCCTCAACGGGCAATTCGATCTGGTGCAGGCCGAAGCCGTGGCTGATCTGATCGCGTCTGACTCCGATGCTAGCCACCGCGCGGCCCTGACACAGCTACGGGGCGGGTTCTCAAAACAGCTTATCGACCTCCGGCAACAACTCATCGACTTCGTGGCGCTGGTCGAACTCGAACTGGATTTCGGCGAGGAAGACGTCGAATTTGCCCACCGCGATCAATTGCGGCAATTGATGCTCAGTATCCGGCGGGTGCTGCACCCACTGATCGAGTCGTTTGCCGCCGGGAATGTCATCAAAAATGGCGTCGCGACGGTGATTGTTGGCAAACCCAATGCGGGAAAATCGACGCTGCTGAATGCGTTGCTGAACGAGGAAAAAGCCATCGTTTCCGATATTCCCGGCACCACCCGCGATGTGATCGAAGACGAACTATTCATCGACGGTATCCGCTTCCGCCTGATCGACACCGCCGGATTACGGTCGGCGACGGATAAGATCGAAGCCATCGGTATCGAACGGACGCAGCAAAAAATGCGCGACGCGGCCCTCGTGATCTACCTGTTCGACGCGGCTTCCATCAGCACCGACGATCTGCAAGCCGCGCTGACGGAAGTGCATGAGTCGGGTAAGCCGTATCTGCTGGTCGGCAACAAACTCGACGCACTCGATACTGCGAGAAAGCAACAGCTGGAAGCTGTTGCGGACGAGTCGATACACTGGATTTCGGCGGCTCAGCACACGAATCTGGATGCGCTACGGGCGGCCCTGTCGAACCGGGTCCGTACCGATGCCGCCGTGCAGATCGGCAGTGCCGTTGTAACCAACGTGCGTCACCATGATCACCTGACCGGTACGGACAACGCCCTGGCCCGCGCCCTCGACGGCCTGGACTCGGGCGTAACCCCCGACTGGCTGGCGATGGACCTGCGCGTAGCCCTGCAACACCTCGGTGAGCTCACCGGACAGATCACTACTGACGATTTGCTCGACTCCATTTTCAGCAAATTCTGCATCGGAAAGTAAGTGCTGGCTGGAAAAAGCAGAGTGAATTATCAGCTTTTTTCGCGGGGTGATAAATAGGCAATTAACTCATTGTAAATCAATCGAGTTGGCGTAGTGAAACGGATGAATACAGGACCATAGAAAAAACAAAAGCTGATTAACATTGTTTGGTACAACAGTTTATTGTTTTTGTCTAACTACTAAGCCTTATTCATCCATGTTTCACACACTCAATGTCAAGAATCTGAGACGGGCGGGACTAGCCGTACTGACAGCAACGCTACTGATAACCGGCTGTACAAACAACACGCCCGACCCACAGCCTGGCACGGGTACAACGCAACCCGGCTCCGGAACGGTGACCAACCCTGGCTCTACAACGCCCGGTTCCGGCACAACGACGACACCAACCTCACCAACGCTCACCGTCGTCGCATCGGTTACGTACATCGCACAGCAATCTAATCTTACCTTACTGCGAACAGCCATCGTGCGAGCCGGTCTGATCGATGAATTCAACAAGTCGGGTATTACCATCTTTGCGCCATCCGACGATGCGTTCAGAGCGGGGGCTATAGTGATGCCAACGCGATCAACAACGCGCCGGTGTCTGAGTTGCAACGTATTCTACGCTATCATGTGGTAGGGTCGCGCATTGACCAGAGCGCCATACCGACAATGGTCAACACCGTTTATCAGACAACACTGGCTGATAACCAGATCTCGGTATACAAGGTGAACAACAGTGACATCAGCGTCAACAACGGCAAGATTATCCAGGGCGACAACCCGACGGTGGGTAGTGTGGTGCACATCATCAACGCGCTGCTGAAACCGGCAACGGTCAATCTGGTAGCACTGGCTAAATCAAATACCAACCTGTCGCTTTTCGCGGCTGCTGTTGATCGGGCGAATGCATCGACGCAGTCGACGCTTAACGCCGTGATGCAGAATGGTATGACCATTTTTGCCCCGAATGATGCTGCTTTCAAAGCGGCTGGCTACGCGGATGCTGCTGCTATCCAGAAAGCCGATCAGGCCGTTATTTCGGATCTGCTGCTGTACCATGTGCTGAAATACAGCGCTTATTCGCAGACGTTCCAGAACGGAGCTGACGTGGTTACGGCGCAGGGTACCAGCATTCGCACCAACGTATCGGGGGGTAAAGTGACGCTTCTGGGCAAAGGCAATGGTACGTCGGTTGCTAATGTCGTTACGGCCGATCAG is part of the Spirosoma rhododendri genome and encodes:
- the mnmE gene encoding tRNA uridine-5-carboxymethylaminomethyl(34) synthesis GTPase MnmE is translated as MLHSEPIAALATAPGIGAIAVIRVSGDDAIAITNRFFRGKDLTQQPTHTAHFGTLRNPDDTIIDEVLATVFRAPRSFTKEDVVEISCHGSEFIVRQILQRLVAEGVRLARPGEFTQRAFLNGQFDLVQAEAVADLIASDSDASHRAALTQLRGGFSKQLIDLRQQLIDFVALVELELDFGEEDVEFAHRDQLRQLMLSIRRVLHPLIESFAAGNVIKNGVATVIVGKPNAGKSTLLNALLNEEKAIVSDIPGTTRDVIEDELFIDGIRFRLIDTAGLRSATDKIEAIGIERTQQKMRDAALVIYLFDAASISTDDLQAALTEVHESGKPYLLVGNKLDALDTARKQQLEAVADESIHWISAAQHTNLDALRAALSNRVRTDAAVQIGSAVVTNVRHHDHLTGTDNALARALDGLDSGVTPDWLAMDLRVALQHLGELTGQITTDDLLDSIFSKFCIGK
- a CDS encoding fasciclin domain-containing protein, producing the protein MFHTLNVKNLRRAGLAVLTATLLITGCTNNTPDPQPGTGTTQPGSGTVTNPGSTTPGSGTTTTPTSPTLTVVASVTYIAQQSNLTLLRTAIVRAGLIDEFNKSGITIFAPSDDAFRAGAIVMPTRSTTRRCLSCNVFYAIMW
- a CDS encoding fasciclin domain-containing protein — translated: MQRILRYHVVGSRIDQSAIPTMVNTVYQTTLADNQISVYKVNNSDISVNNGKIIQGDNPTVGSVVHIINALLKPATVNLVALAKSNTNLSLFAAAVDRANASTQSTLNAVMQNGMTIFAPNDAAFKAAGYADAAAIQKADQAVISDLLLYHVLKYSAYSQTFQNGADVVTAQGTSIRTNVSGGKVTLLGKGNGTSVANVVTADQVASNGVLHVIDRVLLAK